One window of Phycisphaeraceae bacterium genomic DNA carries:
- a CDS encoding DNRLRE domain-containing protein has translation MHFRTIAGLVLIASAGALADTVTLVSSKDNTMYISGTTLASNAVGDSMFCGTTASGIGFIRRCLIEFDIAGNIPAGSTVTNVSLQLQMTKSISGSHDHTLHKVMASWGEGTSNGGNSGGGAVPTPGDATWLHRFFDTDLWTTPGGDFVAAASATTSVGGVGAYSWSDAGLTADVQDWVDNPSNNFGWVLIGDEAGSPTAKRWATREHATVAWRPTLVVDFDPPAVCYPDCDNSGALNIFDYICFGNAYAVQDPYADCDNSGTFNIFDYICFGNAYAAGCP, from the coding sequence ATGCATTTTCGTACGATCGCAGGTCTAGTGCTCATTGCGAGCGCAGGCGCTCTGGCTGACACAGTCACGCTCGTGTCATCCAAGGACAACACAATGTATATCAGTGGAACCACGCTCGCGAGCAACGCAGTTGGTGACTCCATGTTCTGCGGCACAACAGCCAGTGGAATCGGGTTTATTCGCCGCTGCCTCATCGAGTTTGACATCGCTGGGAACATTCCTGCAGGGAGCACAGTGACAAATGTGTCCTTGCAACTCCAGATGACAAAGTCAATCTCTGGATCGCATGATCACACACTCCACAAGGTCATGGCAAGCTGGGGCGAAGGAACAAGCAACGGTGGGAACAGCGGCGGCGGCGCTGTGCCAACACCCGGTGATGCAACCTGGCTGCACAGATTCTTTGATACAGATCTGTGGACAACACCCGGAGGCGACTTTGTTGCAGCGGCGAGCGCTACAACGTCTGTTGGAGGTGTTGGTGCATATTCATGGTCTGATGCAGGTCTGACCGCAGATGTGCAGGACTGGGTTGACAATCCCAGCAACAACTTTGGGTGGGTGCTCATCGGTGATGAGGCTGGTTCTCCGACAGCAAAGCGCTGGGCAACGCGTGAACATGCAACCGTTGCGTGGCGCCCCACGCTTGTGGTCGACTTTGATCCGCCGGCGGTCTGCTATCCCGACTGCGACAACAGTGGCGCGCTCAACATCTTCGACTACATCTGCTTTGGCAATGCGTACGCGGTCCAGGATCCATACGCCGATTGCGACAACAGCGGGACGTTTAATATCTTTGACTACATCTGCTTTGGCAACGCGTACGCGGCCGGATGCCCGTAA